A segment of the Trifolium pratense cultivar HEN17-A07 linkage group LG7, ARS_RC_1.1, whole genome shotgun sequence genome:
aaaatGAATAACCAACTCACCTTGAAGATCTTATTCTCTTGACCATGATTGTGTTGTTTTTATCATAGTTTACAAAATGCATCCTCAATTCATAACCAGCCATCAAATTGTTTATATAATACAAAACTCCCTCCACCCATAATTTACTCAGAGATCCCCACAtcattcaaaattaaataaaaatatcttcCAATAAcatatttttgtgtgtgatCAAATCATTCAAAATTAAGGTATATGCCCACACCTAAGAATCAATGTTTTTACTACTACTTATTAATTGTTCCTTAAATAAATAGTAGATTGATAATGACTAAAGGAAAAGTTGGGTGACGCTTCAATTCAATAATCATAGACACCACGTCGGTAGTATTGTGCTGTGAGTTTCACactttaatttagtttatttaacCTTTGAGTGTTAATTAGAATAATAATATTCCTAATTAGAGATTAGAGAGAGAGattattgtgtgatttgggTCTTTGCTGGAACCATTTTTGTCCGTTAACAACGTAGTTAGTAGAACAGATTCCATCCATcctctttctttttcaattattggtcttgtttgaaaaattaaaaaactttcAACTCCTTTTCATTACTATGTACTATAATAccgtttattattataataattaaataaaaataataaagatatttaaaatttaaaaataaaataaaaagtaaaggTGGTTTGTTCCTATTTGTTGCCTAGTATAGAATAGAACAAATGAAGAGCGTAGTACAACAGCATCGGAAAATATTGCTAAAATCACGACGATTACGGTTCATAagttattttgattttcttgtCAAATTAAGTCAGTGAGTGCACTCTGAGTCTTAACCAAACAAACACCGATCTATATTTTTGAGACAGGTATTTAatcacttattttaatttctgcTTATCAATTTCACTTAACTTTTTTCACATGATGATGATTACGATTATCAATTACTAAAATATACAGATAGACCTCAACCTCACGAATCTCAGTTTCTCAACTATTCTCTTATCTTCTCATCATACACTGTTTTGTTTGGAGTAtcataagaagaagaagaagaatcttcAATCAACAAAAATGAAAGGTGCTGTTCTTGTTGCTATTGCTGCTTCCATCGGTAATTTTCTTCAAGGATGGGATAATGCTACCATTGCTGGTAAGTAGTAATTATAATTGCTGCTACTTCATCCACTGAATCAGATCTAGCACATGTTCATAAGacattttcaacttatttttgtAAGCTCTTCAGAATAGCTTATGGAAATAGtgattaattaagttgtttgtttATTTGCAGGTTCCATTCTTTATATTAAGAAAGACCTTGCTTTGCAAACAACTATGGAAGGACTTGTGGTGGCCATGTCACTTATTGGAGCTACCGTGATTACAACTTGCTCTGGTCCGATATCAGATTGGCTTGGTCGGAGACCGATGTTGATAATCTCATCCGTGCTATATTTCTTGGGAAGTTTGGTTATGTTGTGGTCTCCTAATGTATATGTCTTGTGTTTAGCGAGGCTGCTTGATGGATTTGGTATTGGTCTTGCTGTGACTCTTGTTCCGGTTTATATATCTGAGACTGCCCCGTCGGATATAAGGGGATCTTTAAATACACTGCCTCAGTTCAGCGGTTCTGGAGGCATGTTTTTATCGTACTGTATGGTTTTTGGGATGTCATTGACTGCCTCACCTAGCTGGAGAGTAATGCTTGGGGTTCTTGCAATTCCTTCTCTCTTCTATTTTATATTGACAATATTTTTCTTGCCTGAGTCTCCTCGGTGGCTCGTGAGTAAAGGAAGGATGTTGGAGGCTAAAAAGGTTCTCCAGAGATTACGTGGCCAGGATGATGTGTCTGGTAATGTTATTAtacataaaccatttttcatcCATTTGAACAACGGAAGTGTCTACTTATGTAATGTTAGATTCGTGTTTACTTAATTTCAGACAAATGttaaattgttattttgaaATTATGCACTTAAGTGAACTTCGATCAAACTGTAGCACCTTCAGACTTTTTGGGAACCTAAATGACCGTTGCATAAATATTTATCTGCTTCCAACCATCCTCAGTTTGCAGCTTACTGTAATGTTGAATCTTCCTAAATTTCCGCCTTCACAGATTTATACTTATGGATAGGGGTTCTCTCATGATGTTGTATAGGCAAGGAAACAATAACACCAATTTAGCATAAATGTGAAATAGGCAACACCATATAGTCAGTTTACCTCTGAACCTCTCTTAATAGTTTGATGATTTGATCTATAGTTGTTCTTGCCTTGTTGGCCCCTCGAACACATGATTGTAAATGTAATTTCATTTGAAAATAGATAGTGAATTTGTTTTACATGTTTCTGGTGTTATGTGTATTGTGCTATTGACACCATATTATAccagtttatttttattatgaatttatgatgaCTGTATATTGTAAAGTTGATGATTTTCCCTTTGAAACTCTGAATGAGTAATAATGTTTAGATGGATGACCTCCTTTTAGGATTAATCCCTTTTTTCGTATTTTGTGCTCTAAATCGTAGTTTATTTCCTCACACATTATCCTTTCAtctttttattgatgatttgttATTATTCATCATCTTATGAATTCATACAGGTGAGATGGCATTGCTGGTTGAAGGTCTCGGGATTGGAGGTGATGCATCTATTGAAGAGTACATAATAGGCCCAGATGACGACATAGCGGATGATCATGAACAAACGACAGATAGAGACAAAATCCGGTTATATGGATCTCAAGCAGGCCTCTCCCGGTTAGCAAAACCTGTAACTGGACAAAGTTCTCTTGGTCTTGGCCTTGTGTCACGCCATGGAAGCCTTGCCATGGATCCTCTTGTAACCTTATTTGGCAGCGTTCATGAGAAGCTGCACCCTGAGACAGGAAGCATGAGAAGTGCTTTGTTTCCGACTTTtggaagcatgttcagcacagCTGATCCTCATATTAAAAATGAACATTGGGATGAAGAGAGCCTACAAAGAGAAGAGGAGGACTACATATCAGATGGGGCTGCTGGGGACTCCGATGACAATTTGCACAGTCCCTTAATCTCACGCCAAACAACAAGCCTTGAAAAAGACTTGCCTCCTCCTCCATCCCATGGCAGTTTGCTGAATAACATTAGGCGCCACAGTAGTCTCATGCATGAGTCAGGTGATCCAGTTGGTAGTACTGGTATTGGTGGTGGTTGGCAGCTTGCATGGAAATGGTCCGGTAAAGGTGAGGATGGAAAAAAGCAAGGAGAGTTTAAAAGGATTTATTTGCACGAGGAGGGAGTTTCTGGTACTCGACGTGGATCCATGGTATCAATTCCCGATGAAGGTGACTTTGTCCATGCAGCTGCCCTGGTTAGCCAACCTGCTCTTTACTCCAAGGAGCTAATTGGTGAACAACCAGTTGGGCCTGCAATGGTTCACCCATCTACGACTGCTTCGAAAGGGCCCATTTGGGAGGCTCTTCTTGAACCAGGGGTCAAGCATGCATTGGTTGTAGGTATTGGAATTCAACTTCTTCAGCAGGTAATGTGTCGTTACTATTTATAACTATCTTTTATGTTGGCCTTGTTTATATAATGGTGGAAAGAAGGCATCTGGTATTTTTACATTCATCATTTTGTGATTTTTACCATGCTTACCTTCACTTTCTggtgtttttatttctttcctttctttttttggtgGGTTGTGGGTGATGGTTTTCTAAATTACATACAACCTTCTGCTTTGAAGTGTATGTTGTTATTAGAGTTTATTATTCTACCACTTGAATGCCAAATTACTGATCATGTAGCACTGCTTGCTGTTGCCAAGTATATGAAATCTGTCAATTTACAGAGTTTTAATAATGATGCTCGTGCTAAAAAATTTAGAGATAGTAGAATACTAGAATATTAGCTGAAGTAATGAAACTAGCATACTTAACCTGCCTGGAGAATAAGATGAGTGATAAATAAGTCTTCTTTGCTCTTTTTTGTGGAGTATGTCATGTTAGCAAACATTTTAGTAACATAATATTTCAAGCTGAAATTCAAAGTGTTTTTCCCATTTTACTACATCAAATTAttggtttgttttttcttatcaTTGACTAACACTTAATTCCGAATGTTTGTGCAGTTTTCAGGGATTAATGGGGTTCTATATTACACTCCTCAAATCCTTGAAGAGGCCGGTGTTGCAGTTCTTCTTTCAGATTTGGGCCTTAGCTCAACGTCTTCATCTTTTCTTATAAGTGCTGTCACAACCTTGTTGATGCTTCCAAGTATAGGCATAGCTATGAGGCTTATGGATGTCACGGGTAGAAGGTACGTTCtctattttttatgataaaaaaatccGTAGTGTGTATTTTCTGGGATTTTCCAAGTTTTCAGTTGCTTGTATTTGAGGAAGTCTTTCTTTTGCAAACATCAAGCTTCTTTAGAATAAACTATCAATTTAGTCTTTAAATTCATTTTAGATAATGAAACCATTCCATTACTACCAACCCAAAGAAATACGACCTCTCTGAGATATACGGTTTATGCCGGAAAGGTACGAAGTTGGACTAATTTGGAAACATTGGGCAATTTACTTTATACCTACTATTTCGTCTGGTTTTTGGTTTCTAGTCTAATTTTATTAGTTGCCATGATTGGGGTTTAAACTAGCACTCTCTCTCCAATTTAGTCcataaagtatataaatataataagtagtccataaaatatttaaaatccgtcaatttagtcccctGCTATTAAGATGCTAGGGACTAAATTAATGAGATTTTATATGCTTTcaggactaaattgacggatttCATATACTTCAGAGACAAATTATTGTATCTATATATTATAAGGACTAAATTGGAGAGAGTCATAGTTTAGGAAattaaattgatggtttattaTTATAGATATCTCCCATGATTGATACCTCATTAATACGAAATAGAATCCCGATTGTTATCCTAGAGGTATACCATAATATCCTATTGGGTGTTTTGCTGCCTATCATATTCTTTTTCCTAACTGAATGGTAGAATTTTTATATGCTGGGTAAAGCCATCTATTGTTAAACTTGTCTGCCTTCTCTTAGACGTCCTAagactaatattttttgttgaacCAACTTTGCAGACTTTCATGTTTCTTCTTCTGTGtttttccctttttattttatttagtaaaacAAAAGTAAAGCTGAAGCATAGTTAACAAGGGAAGACAACTCATATTGAAGTTAAACCCTATTATTGTCCAATGATTATTCCAGAATTACGTAGTAAGAACACCTGTTTTTTCCAGACACGTGCAATCTACTTATCTAAAGGGAAAAAGTGAACAGTCTGTGTTTATTCAAACCAAGTTGCATATTTAGCAATTAGCGTGTGTCGCAGTGTCGGCATTCACGGCGGAGagtattaaaatttattgttccTTCTATTAAATGTGATTTTAATAAATAGTATATAACTTGTTTATTAAGATTGTTTTAAGCAAACAAGAGTACAAGACTATTTTGGCCTCTTGTCTCTTGAGACGATATGAACAAAAGAAAGATCTTTCTTCCTTCCCACCAATGCCTGTTTGCATTCTTCAAAATCATATACAAACAGATCAATTGAAGATTGGTAACTATTGTCAGTATTACCTTTGTTTTCAAACCTCACTTTAACTAAAAGTGATTAAAAGTAGCTTTGTCCAGGTTGACAAATTTAAGCTAAGTGTTATATATCAGTCACAAATCACCTGTCAGTACTTCAAGCTCAATTTTAACCAAACCAATTTTACAAAGTTAATTTATTTAGAAACACGTTTGCAAAACTCTAACTCATTCTGTATCATTTGCAGGCAATTACTACTTGTCACAATTCCAGTGCTGATAGTGTCACTTGTTATATTGATCCTTGGAAGCGTAATAAATTTTGGCAGTGTTGTCCATGCAGCGATCTCAACTATATGCGTCATAGTATATTTTTGCTTCTTTGTTATGGGTTATGGACCAATTCCAAACATCCTTTGCGCAGAGATTTTCCCCACTAGAGTGCGTGGGCTCTGCATTGCTATCTGCGCCTTAGTGTTCTGGATTGGAGACATCATTGTCACGTACTCACTGCCTGTGATGCTCAGTACTTTAGGTCTAGCCGGTGTCTTCGCCGTTTATGCGGTTGTGTGTGTCATCTCTTTCATATTTGTGTATCTGAAGGTTCCAGAAACAAAGGGCATGCCTCTTGAAGTCATCACTGAATTCTTTGCTGTTGGTTCAAAGCAGGCTGCAGCCGCAAAGAACGAGTGACAAAAGTTTGTTATATACAAGTGTAAttttagtcgccaaagttaccGTCTCTCTTATTTGTAGATTTTGCTTGTCATAAGTTTGTTTTAAGGAGGATGTCTTCTAGTTGTTCAAATATTATTCTTTCTTATAAAATTTTGCATTTAAAAATTGGTAATAGCCTTCAGGATTTTTGATTTAATGTGCATGTTTAAAGCCTTCTTGGAGACACTATTCACTGTAGTACAGACTTCAGAGATTCCAGACTGGAATTTTCCTCATGATACTAAATTTGTTCATTGATGTGTATAAGGAGAAATTTGGTCTGTTACAGTTATGGAGTTAACTATGaatttgaatattaaaataaagCAGAATCTTTGTCGACAAcattcttatatttttatatggtcTTAGAATTTATTGTGTGAATCTCTATCTAACATTCACTAACTTCTTGTTTTCAGAAGAAATTCTTTATTCTCCTAAAACTGGAGTACATTTGGTAGGGCTTGatgtaacacccttaatttacccctttattttattttcgaaaaagttaatttcatatatttaataaggatgtcacacttactccaattaactaattcctcaaatgattaaaaatcatGCAGCGAAAATACAAAAGTAATATATGTTTCAAAGTCCGAATTGAAAATACTAAATCAAATGACATAGttcaattgttataaaaatttagcAGCATAATTTAAATAAAGTTTCTCCCCAACAACATCCTAACAGAGCGACTCCAAATAAATATCAAAGCAACAGCTACTGAACGCATCAGCTATGACTCATCAActacctgaaaatctacggtTGCACATCGTAGGGCCAAGCCAGAAGGGTGAATGTAAAGGTGAGCGACAATACATCAAGAAAATAActgaattaaaacaacatcataactatcaacatcataaacaacaacaagaccACCTAAGCGGATGGCCACGCGCATCAATCTGTCAACCACAATCAACaattaaataaagagaaataagCAACAACAtttaaaatgcatgcaatgcgcctagactcactacatgcatgtggtaccaataacAACGTCATTTCCGGTTTTACATCATGGAGGATCAACATCATtataagcaacgtcattttcaacttcattaagcaacgtcattttcaacatcatttatacaacttcaataagcaacgtcattgaacacatgaatgaatgcatgATATGTTATAATAAGCAACGTCAATAGACAACATCATTTTACAACTTCGAtagacaacttcatcatcattataacaacatcaataatCAATGGCTTAATCACGAAACAACATCAGTAATCAACGGCTTAAAGAAACAACATCAATAATCAACGGCTTAAAGACAACATCTTATAAACAACGGCTTATTATAGCGGCATACAAACAACGGCTTATTATAGCGGCATACAAACAACGGCAACACGACAAACGCCAACACAAcgacaatttatttttaatacaacGGCAATCACACAACTTGTAAGCATCAACTCAATTAACTTTGATTCACATATGTTAATTCAAATAACTTAATCCTCTCTATACTTTTATTTGctttctctttttaattatttatttacttttataagttaccaaatcatcatcaactcacttctcaaacaacaacaaacacacTTCAAACAAAACTAGTTTCTTtctattagtttatttttaattattttctttaaaaaaataaaagcctTATTACCACTTCACAACACAATTACTATCAACGAACAACGACTTAAAACAACACCGATACACAACAATTATTAGCAACTTCGATTATAACGCCAACTAAAACTCCATAACTCAATTAGTTATTGACTCCTcccatgaaaacaacttattacTCGTCTTTAACAGAACCCTTAACCCATTCAACTCGGTTTAGTTTATCAACAAAacatatgaattttaaatcaatttaattaataacaattgtgaaataaacttaaatactTAAGACTATATAAAAGCTCTCGGTTTTGATTGGTTTTCCACCCTTACGAATCCCAAAAGTTTAGAAGATTTATAGACACGTTTAAGACAAATTAGAATACTCGAAAACGTTTTAAAATTGAGAATCATTCATTTTCGAAAATTCAAACTCTTAACAACTCAAGAACAATTCCAAAAATTGTAACAACTCTCTTAAACGGATTTGAACACTTAAATTATTATGAAAACTAAGACTTGTATATTAATAGGCCAAAACCAAATTCATCCTATTTtagagtttttctttttcaaaataattaacaccACCCTTGAACCCCAAAATACGGATTGTATTAACAATGATAAACACGACCTCTTATTCACGAAACAGAACACACGAATCATAATACAAGGAAATCAGAATCGGATTTAGATTCCTCTCAactcaaaacaacaacaacgacgataacaacaacaacaacgacgataacaacaacaacaacaacatcaacaacaacaacaacaacaacaacatcatcatcatcatataataAGTACATCAAATAGTCCTATTGAATTCAGAATTTCAAGAGTATAAAGCTCCCTTACTTGGATTGCAGTGAACTCCCTAGATTGATATTAAGTTTTTTCTTCCTTAGCTTCTCTTCACTCTCCCACAAGCTCTTCCTCTTCTCTCACCCACTAgcactatttttatttattttgtgtttgttttgttctatGGATCCCAAAATGTTGGTCTATTCCTTCTCCTCTAAAATAATGTCAAGGACCATGGTATTATTGCAAATAAATTAGCTTAATgagaattaaaattatatttattctcTATTATTCTCATCTCTACAATTTTTCCATCTACACCCCCCATATGCTCTCATCACCTCAATATATAACtttctacttctttttcttcttttaatttttatttaacaacatcattatttttatttatcaattatttaattattcaccacacaaaataattaaataaattattcgtcacccaaaataattaaataaacatcgtcaatcaacaccacaacaactaaataattaaataaaatgaattataatttttggggcgttacaactctcccccacttataaGATTTTCGTCCTCGAAAATTGTCAGAAGGAAATAATGCTAGATAAAATTCCTTCATTCGACTCTCTCCAACTCCAGTGCCGCATCCTCACTGGTAGGTCCTTCCCAGACTACGTTCATCGTAACGATTTCTTTATTCCTTATGTGTTTCGCCTCTTCACCTTCAATTTGTAACTACACTAATTCCATGTTCAGATACCTTCTCACTTGCACATCATCGGATTAAATCACATACGACAAATCGAAAATACATTCCCACAACTGCAACACTTGAAAAACACCATGAAGATTTGATGTCGGTGGCAATGCAATCTGATAGGTCACACCCCCTATCCTCTTAAATATATAGTACGGCCCAATAAATCGCGGAGCGAGCTTTTTGGACTTCAAAGTCCGTCCAACACATGTCATCACAGTCACTCTCATAAATACATGATGTCCCTCTCGGAACTCTACTACCCTCTTCTTTTGATCGTAATAACTCTTTTGTCGATCATGGGGTGCCTTCATTTTCTACTGAATCCTTTTCAACTTTTCAGTAGTCTGCCTAATCATTTCAGGCCCCAACACTACTCGCTCACTGGATTCGTTCCACCACAAAgatgtcctacaccttctcccatataAGGCTTCAAACGGTTCCATTCCGATGCTAGAATGATAGCTGTCATTGTAAGTAAACTCTATCAATGACAAGCAACTATCCCAGCTTCCTCTCTGGATATTTCAGCGGCTTCGACAATCCTATTGGCTTATATTATTCAACTCTGTACTTGAATCTCATGACCCCATTCTCGGCAACTTCGTAACTCACTTCTTTTACCCAAGTTAATTAATTCTAAACAGGTCGATTAACCTCAAGTCTCACTTCTGACCTTCTCTGGTTTCTTACAACATACCACTGGTTAACCCCCACATTCCTAGTTTCACATTTCTTGACTTCCGTATACATATTAGACTATGGTCTCTAAATTCATCAATTAGTCTTACCTCTCTTGTCACGAGTGCTAACATATGCAACGTCTTCCTACTCAACGCGTCTGCCACTACATTTGCTTCACCGGGGTGGTAGTTCAACTCAAAATCATAACcttttaaattttcaaccaCCTAATCTGCTTCATGTTCAACTCATTCTAATCAAATGAGTACTCCAAAATTTTGTGGTTGTTGAAGACTTCAAACTTGAGCCATACAGATAACGTCTTCGAACTTTCAACACGAGCTTAACGGCTGCCAACTCTAATTCGTCAGTCGAGTAGTTCCTCTTGTTGATTTTCAACTTCCTCGAGCATGCACAACTACTTAACCCTTCTGCTACAGAACTCCTCCTAAGATCATCTTTGATGCATCGCAATACACTTCAATGATTCATTCGGGTCAGGTAAAATTAACATTGGCGCTGATGTCAATCTTTGCTCCCACTTATGGAACTTTCCTCACACGTCATGTATCGAATGAAGGCTCGTCATATTCGGGTAAACTGCGTCAGGGGTAAATTTATTCTCGAAAAACCTCCAAAGAATCTCCGATAATAACCAGCCAATCCCAACAAGCTTCACATCTCGCTTAATGACTTAGGGGCTTCTCACTGCAACACTGCACACTTTCTAGATAAGTTTACTGTTATTCTATCACGCTTCTGCTACGCCTCTCTGGTATGAGGATATCACGATCTAAAGTCGTTTCAACATGCTCCAACTAATTTGTCCATCAGATCATCAATTCACGCAAGGGAATATTTGTCCTCGGTGACAAccttgttcaactgacgatagtcaaCACAGAGTCTCTTACTTCCATCTTTCTCCTTCACCAACAACATTGGAGCTCCGCACGATGATACATTTGGTCAAACAAACTTCTTTTCCAACGGCTCTTCTAACTGCTTCTTCAATTATCTCAACTCTGCCGCAACATTCTTTAGGGCACCACCGATACTAGTGGAATATCAGGTAGACCATTGGTAAACTCTGCTTCTCGTTTGGCGTTACATCGCTGATATCGTTTAAGAAATTCCACATCATTGGTAAGTCGATGATTCCAACTCCTCCTTCCAATTCCATTGTAGTGAACGTCGTAAACATCTCAGCATTCTCCTTCCATAACTTTTTCCACTTATCGAGTAGACGCGATCTCCAATCTTGCATTCGCTCCAGATTCGGGAAACAACAGTTTAATCCAAAATAATTGGTTGTCTCCCCCACTTATTTTAAACCCATACGCAGCCTCCTGCTGACAGGGCAGACTTCCTATACTAACCTTCAACTCTTTCCTTCGCTCGCAAAGGTACGAAACATCGACAGTGTTTACACACATGTCACCTGCAAAATAAAAGATCGTCATCTTGGTCTAACTggaccgacctgctctgataccactttgtaacacccttaatttacccctttattttattttcgaaaaagttaatttcatatatttaataaggatgtcacacttactccaattaactaattcctcaaatgattaaaaatcatGCAGCGAAAATACAAAAGTAATATATGTTTCAAAGTCCGAATTGAAAATACTAAATCAAATGACATAGttcaattgttataaaaatttagcAGCATAATTTAAATAAAGTTTCTCCCCAACAACATCCTAACAGAGCGACTCCAAATAAATATCAAAGCAACAGCTACTGAACGCATCAGCTATGACTCATCAActacctgaaaatctacggtTGCACATCGTAGGGCCAAGCCAGAAGGGTGAATGTAAAGGTGAGCGACAATACATC
Coding sequences within it:
- the LOC123899255 gene encoding monosaccharide-sensing protein 2-like, whose amino-acid sequence is MKGAVLVAIAASIGNFLQGWDNATIAGSILYIKKDLALQTTMEGLVVAMSLIGATVITTCSGPISDWLGRRPMLIISSVLYFLGSLVMLWSPNVYVLCLARLLDGFGIGLAVTLVPVYISETAPSDIRGSLNTLPQFSGSGGMFLSYCMVFGMSLTASPSWRVMLGVLAIPSLFYFILTIFFLPESPRWLVSKGRMLEAKKVLQRLRGQDDVSGEMALLVEGLGIGGDASIEEYIIGPDDDIADDHEQTTDRDKIRLYGSQAGLSRLAKPVTGQSSLGLGLVSRHGSLAMDPLVTLFGSVHEKLHPETGSMRSALFPTFGSMFSTADPHIKNEHWDEESLQREEEDYISDGAAGDSDDNLHSPLISRQTTSLEKDLPPPPSHGSLLNNIRRHSSLMHESGDPVGSTGIGGGWQLAWKWSGKGEDGKKQGEFKRIYLHEEGVSGTRRGSMVSIPDEGDFVHAAALVSQPALYSKELIGEQPVGPAMVHPSTTASKGPIWEALLEPGVKHALVVGIGIQLLQQFSGINGVLYYTPQILEEAGVAVLLSDLGLSSTSSSFLISAVTTLLMLPSIGIAMRLMDVTGRRQLLLVTIPVLIVSLVILILGSVINFGSVVHAAISTICVIVYFCFFVMGYGPIPNILCAEIFPTRVRGLCIAICALVFWIGDIIVTYSLPVMLSTLGLAGVFAVYAVVCVISFIFVYLKVPETKGMPLEVITEFFAVGSKQAAAAKNE